A stretch of Henckelia pumila isolate YLH828 chromosome 4, ASM3356847v2, whole genome shotgun sequence DNA encodes these proteins:
- the LOC140862491 gene encoding uncharacterized protein: MSSIRNPLSAILEKHVLTGPNYLDWLRNLKIVLNSERFTYTLDKSSPDEAPTGCSFDELQTYKDWYDHDLKAKCYMLASMSDKLQRRFEDAKNTADIHLHIKELFGDQTRPLRHGHCKRSYKEYLDHNGSEKGDGKK; this comes from the exons atgtcatcaattcgcaatccgttatCTGCAATACTCGAGAAACATGTACTGActggtccaaattacctcgattggctaagaaatctgaaaattgtCTTGAACTCAGAGAGGTTTACATATACACTTGATAAGTCGTCCCCTGATGAGGCTCCGACTGGATGTAGCTTTGAtgagctacagacttacaaggattggtatGACCATGATTTGAAAGCTAAGTGTTATATGCTAGCTTCTATGTCTGATAAACTGCAGAGGCGTTTTGAGGATGCTAAGAAtactgctgacattcatttacATATCAAAGAGCTCTTTGGTGATCAAACACGCCCACTTAGGCATGGACATTGTAAACGTAGTTataaggaatatcttgaccataATGGTTctgaaaagg gtgatggcaagaagtag